The Argentina anserina chromosome 3, drPotAnse1.1, whole genome shotgun sequence genome includes a region encoding these proteins:
- the LOC126787427 gene encoding factor of DNA methylation 4-like, whose translation MKLKHLIDKLKLERKKAHQNLQKQKKENEELRKKITELEERKDQSQDQDTAVSDRDESKEAEEEMAVIQEKLKEKEEELDNVVALNNTLIAKERGSNNELQDARAELINGWPSECSAFIGVKRMGGIDVKPFRTACKRKYPAEVADDMAVAQCSLWEFNVTDSSWHPFKASTDSFGHPKEIIDDEDNRLKKLKEEFGAEVHLAVSTALLELNEYNPSGRYQVGELWNFRQDRRASLKEGISYALKQLKQQKKRRTK comes from the exons ATGAAACTAAAACACCTTATT GATAAGCTTAAGCTGGAGCGAAAGAAGGCTCATCAAAATTTGCAAAAACAAAAG AAAGAAAATGAGGAGCTCCGGAAGAAGATCACTGAATTGGAGGAGCGCAAGGACCAAAGTCAGGATCAGGATACGGCGGTTTCAGACAGGGATGAGTCTAAGGAGGCGGAAGAAGAGATGGCTGTAATTCAAGAAAAGTTaaaggagaaagaagaagagctGGACAATGTTGTAGCTCTAAACAATACACTTATTGCAAAAGAGCGTGGAAGCAACAATGAGTTACAGGATGCCCGTGCAGAGTTAATCAAT GGATGGCCATCAGAATGTTCTGCTTTTATTGGTGTCAAGAGAATGGGAGGGATTGACGTCAAGCCATTTCGGACTGCATGCAAGAGAAAGTATCCTGCAGAAGTAGCAGACGACATGGCAGTAGCACAATGTTCTCTATGGGAGTTTAATGTTACAGATTCAAGCTGGCATCCATTCAAAGCTAGCACAGATTCCTTCGGACACCCTAAG GAAAttattgatgatgaagataacaGATTGAAAAAGTTAAAGGAGGAGTTCGGTGCTGAAGTACATCTAGCTGTCTCAACTGCTTTGTTGGAACTGAACGAGTATAACCCCAGTGGTAGGTATCAAGTTGGGGAACTATGGAACTTTAGACAAGATAGGAGGGCATCTCTGAAAGAGGGGATATCGTATGCCCTCAAGCAGttgaaacaacaaaagaaaagaagaaccaAATGA